Below is a window of Halogeometricum rufum DNA.
GATCGCAGACGCATCTCCGCGATGGAAGGAAGTGTCGCCCGAGACACTAACGGCCGGCGTCATCCCGAGGCGGCGTGCCGCGTCGGCCGGGAAACCCTCGTGTCAGGCGGTCCGTCTTTTCGGCGCGGACGTCCGTACTGTCGCACACCTGGGTTCTCCGCCTGTTCATCGCTCCCGTAGTGGGACAACTCGGGCGGGGACTAGTGGTGTGCGGTCGAAGATAGACGGCCGACGATAAAGGGGGTTCCGACTCGGCACCGTCTGCGGCGGACGGCCGGTCAGACCGTGTACTCGTCCGCGAACAACTGGACGTACCGGTCGCCGCGGAACTTGTACTTCGCCTTCTTGAACCGCGTCGCCAGTCGGCCCACAGACAGGCCCGCCCGGACGGTACCGACGTCGAGATTGAACAGTTTGTCCGACGAACTCGCCTCCATCATCTTCCGCGCGGCGGCGAACGACCGGTCCCAGTCGTCGGGACCGTAGTCGCAGACGATGTCCGCGAACGCGACGTTGCGGCGCACCTCGTCGCCGATGGCCTCCTTCCAGCGGTCGTTGTACGCCGAGAGGTCGCCCGCGCCCGCCAGTTCGCCCGCGATGGCGCCCGTGCGGACGGCGGTGTGGTCGCCGCCCTCGTGGAACGCCGAGGTTGCGCCCATCGCGCCGCCGACCACGGCGATGCCCGCCGCAGTCGGCGAGTCGATGGGACGGGTCGAGGAGATGGCGTACGTCTCCGTCCCCTTCGACTTCCCGCGGTCCTCGACGACGGGGAAGTCCGTCTCGACGTCGTACTCGTCGCCGTACTCCTGTTCGAGCAAGCGCCGGACGTACTCTCTGCCCTGCGGGATTCGCTCGTCGGAGTCGCGGAGGAGTTTGTACTTCTCGCGGGCCTCCACCGCGGAGAGGTCCATCCCGATGGGCATCGTCAGGCCGATGCGGGCCACGTTGTCGTCGTTCGGGAATATCCACGGGTAGGCCGTGTGACCGGGCATGTACCCCCACCAGAACTTGATGGCGCCCTCCACCTCCCGGGCGACGTCCTCGGGGAGGCGACGGTGTTCCTGGTAGGCGATGTGGTTCACCTTCGTCGTCGCCAGTCGGTCCGTCACGTCGAACGAGAGGAACCGGTCGAGCACCTTGTTCGTAATCTGTCGCTGGGGGCCGTCGGCGAGGACGACGAAGTCGGCGGCGACGTCCTCCCCGTTCGCGAGGCGGACGGTGTGTCGCGGCGACCCCTCGATGTCCGTCACCACGTCGCGGACGGAGGCCTTCACGCGGTACTCCGCGCCAGCGGACTCCGCGCGGTCGCGGAGGAAGTCGTCGAACCGCGCGCGGTGCATGCAGAACCCGAAGTGGTCGTAGGAGGTGTCGAACCCGGTCTTGTGGAGGACCAGCGACTCGTTCGGGCCGATGAACTCCGCGCGGTCCAGCGTCGAGACGACCACGTCGTCCGGCATCTCGTCGGGGTGGATGCCCATGATGTCCACCCAGTAGTCGAGAATCCCCGCGGCGTCCGTCGAGTCGGGACCGAGGCGGTCGGGGCGGTCCGCCCGCGGAACCCCCTTCTCCAACACCACTGCCGACGCGCCCGACTCCGCGGCGGCGTGTGCGGCGGCCGACCCGGCGGGGCCGCCGCCGACGACTGCAACGTCGAATCGCTCCATATCGCTACTCGTTCGCCGGTTCGCTATTAAACCCCCTGAACTGGCATCGGGGCCGGACTGTCACGGCCCCGTGGCCGAGGCGTCGTCGGGGTCGGATTCGTCGTCGGACGCGGACGCGTCGCCCGCGACGAACTCGGCGTTGCCGACCCCCTCGGCCGCGCCGGGTCCGCCGTCGCCCACCGTGTCGGGTACCGTGAGTGCGCCGTCGAAGACGAACCGCGCGCCGGCGTCGGCGTCGGCGATGGACACCGTCCACCCGTGCGACTCGGCCATCGTCCTGACGACGGAGAGTCCCAGCCCGTTCCCGCGGCGAGAGGTCGTGTAGCCGTACTCGAACACCACGTCGCGTTCCTTGCTCGGGATGCCGGGGCCGTCGTCGGCGACGCGAAACCCGCCGTCGGCCACCGCCACCTCGACGGTCACCCCCCGACCGGCGTGGAGGACGCTGTTGCCGAACAGGTTCTCGAAGATGCTGAGGAGGCGAGACCGGTCGGCGACCACGTCCCCGTCGCGAGCGACCGTGAGCGTCGCGTCGTCGGTCCGGACGGTGGCCCACGCCGCCTCGGCCACCTCGCCGAACCGGAGTCGCTCGGTCTCCTCGACCGACTTGCCCTTCCGCGCGAGCATCTGGAGGTCCTCGACTATCTCCTGCATCCGAGCGTGGGCGTTCGTGACCGCCCGAAATCGCTCCCTGACGGTCTCGCCGTCGGCCGCACCGCGCGCCTCGGCGGGCGCGACGTCGTCGGCGAGGAGTTCGAGGTACCCCTGCGCGACGTTCAGGGGGTTCCGCAGGTCGTGCGTCACCGTCTGTGCGAACTGGTCGAGTTGCTCGTTCTGGCGCTCCAGTTCGCGCCGGTAGGTGACGAGGTCGGTCACGTCGGTGAAGACGACGGTGGACCCGACGCCGGACCGCGGCGG
It encodes the following:
- a CDS encoding NAD(P)/FAD-dependent oxidoreductase, with translation MERFDVAVVGGGPAGSAAAHAAAESGASAVVLEKGVPRADRPDRLGPDSTDAAGILDYWVDIMGIHPDEMPDDVVVSTLDRAEFIGPNESLVLHKTGFDTSYDHFGFCMHRARFDDFLRDRAESAGAEYRVKASVRDVVTDIEGSPRHTVRLANGEDVAADFVVLADGPQRQITNKVLDRFLSFDVTDRLATTKVNHIAYQEHRRLPEDVAREVEGAIKFWWGYMPGHTAYPWIFPNDDNVARIGLTMPIGMDLSAVEAREKYKLLRDSDERIPQGREYVRRLLEQEYGDEYDVETDFPVVEDRGKSKGTETYAISSTRPIDSPTAAGIAVVGGAMGATSAFHEGGDHTAVRTGAIAGELAGAGDLSAYNDRWKEAIGDEVRRNVAFADIVCDYGPDDWDRSFAAARKMMEASSSDKLFNLDVGTVRAGLSVGRLATRFKKAKYKFRGDRYVQLFADEYTV